A window of Heliomicrobium undosum genomic DNA:
CGGGGGGTGTGGCGTTCAACTTCTGTTCGCGAGCTAGCCGTGTCCGTTCCTCGTCAACGATCTCCTTCGTAATCGGTGATTTGATGTCTTTCTGGCTTTTCTGCCCCACTTCCAACGTCTCAAGAGAAGACAGGTGGGGCAACGCCAGGATCACCGTATAGATCAGAAAAAAAGTGAAGCCGAATACGACTCGGCGTGTTGTCCGATATTGCCAAACCTTACGCAGCGCCAACGTCAACAGGGCCGTCATTTGGCTGTAGGCCACCCGATTTCACCTCATTTATTTCCCTGTCCCAAGCGGCCTTCATAGTCTTCATAGGCGCGAATGATCCGGCCGACGAGCGGGTTGCGCACCACATCTTCCGTGGTGAAGAAATGAAAAGCGAGTCCTTCGATACCCTGCAGAATCTTCTGCACAGTCACAAGCCCCGAGTTCGCACCCCGGGGCAAATCCACCTGTGTGATGTCGCCGGTTACAAGGGCCTTTGATCCGAAACCGATACGTGTCAAAAACATCTTCATCTGTTCCGGTGTCGTGTTTTGGGCCTCGTCAAGGATAATGAAGGAATCGTCAAGGGTGCGTCCACGCATGTAAGCCAGCGGCGCAATCTCGATGATTCCCCGCTCCATGTATTTTTGGGTCGGTTCTGCGCCCATGGTGTCAAAAAGTCCGTCATACAATGGGCGAAGGTAGGGATCCACCTTCTCCTGCAGGTCTCCCGGAAGAAAGCCAAGCTTTTCCCCCGCCTCGACAGCCGGGCGGGTCAAGATGATCCGGTTCACTTCCTTGTTCTTCAGCGCCTGAACGGCCATGACGACGGCCAAGTAGGTCTTGCCGGTTCCTGCTGGTCCGATGCCGAAGATGATCTGGTTTTGGCGGATGAGTTGCAGGTATTTCCGTTGCCCCAAGGTTTTCGCCTTGATCTGCTTTCCCCGCGGCGTCGTCATGACCACATCGCCAA
This region includes:
- a CDS encoding PhoH family protein translates to MSSSGQEQRIHLKDNWEAVELFGQRDENLRLIERLCGAKIVARGAEIIVTGNRSAVEASTRLIEQAIALVRSGREVGQGEIEYAFRLVNEGHQPLIAEALGDVVMTTPRGKQIKAKTLGQRKYLQLIRQNQIIFGIGPAGTGKTYLAVVMAVQALKNKEVNRIILTRPAVEAGEKLGFLPGDLQEKVDPYLRPLYDGLFDTMGAEPTQKYMERGIIEIAPLAYMRGRTLDDSFIILDEAQNTTPEQMKMFLTRIGFGSKALVTGDITQVDLPRGANSGLVTVQKILQGIEGLAFHFFTTEDVVRNPLVGRIIRAYEDYEGRLGQGNK